A window of Macrococcus sp. 19Msa1099 genomic DNA:
GGCGCAAAATTAAATTCTTCTGCAGTTTGAGGAATATTATCAAATCCCACAAAAGCCCAAGGTGCGACTGCTAAGATCATAAGTATCGATTGTAAAGCTCCCATGTTTTCGTTGAAAATTGGTGATAAATATCCAAATGAAAAATCCTTTGTAAACATTGAACTGATAAATAGCATGATTACTACGACTGCTAATATGACACAAAATACGTATTGTAAGTTTCCTGAAAAACTTGCTCCTTTAACACTTATCCATCCAAATATAATAAGTATTACTGAAGATAATATAATCTCTGTAACATATACATCCCATCCGGCGACCGTATATAATTTACCTCTTGTCATAAGTCCCGGGAATAAGAATTTAAAGATTAAACTAAACGCTGATGCATTTAATGCGACAATACATATATATCCAAAAGTTAAGAACCAGCTTGAAAAAAATGCAATGTATTTTCCGAATCCTAAGTAACCAAATGCAAATGCGCCTCCTGATACCGGAAATTTCTCAACTAAAGCACCGTAACTTACTGCAATGACAATCATAAGTAATGCGCCAAGGAGTATGCCGATTGTAGCACCTATTGGTCCAGCGCTTTTTATCCAGTCCCCTGGTAAAATAAATGCACCCCATCCTATACTTGAACCATATGCTATAGCCCATACAAATTTTTCAGAAAGATTCTTCTCAAGCTCCTTACGTACAGGTTTTTGTGGTTTTTTAATAATTTTCCCTCTCATAAAATCACCTCAGAAATGCTTTACCCTAATCTATCTAGTCCATAACATGTAAATTCCCACATATACTTTTCTGAAGGCTTATATAAAAAAGCATCCCTTAACATAAAATATAGTTTAAGGGATGCTCGTCAAAAATTTCTTTATGATAAGCCTAATATTTAATTGCTGCAATCATCAGCATAACCCAGCTTGCAATAAACAGGACACCACCAATTGGAGTAATCGCACCAAGCACTTTAATTTGCGTTAATGCCAGTAGATAAAGTGATCCACTAAAAAGTACAATACCTATTGTCATCAACCATCCTGCTGTATTTAAGTTCATCTTCGTAGTACCATTTAAAATTGCAATCGCAATAATACCAAGTGCATGATACATTTGATACGCCGTCGCTTTATCCCATATATCCATGTACTTCTCACTTAACTTACCCTCTAAACCATGTGCACCGAATGCACCAAGTGCCACTGCTAACATTGCGTTAAATGCACCTATAATCAAGAATAATTTCATGTTAATGCCCTCCTATTTATTAAAAATCAAAGATTGAATCTCCATTACCAAAACCATCATCTGTTTTAATCTTACTATCATTCGATACAACTTTAGCACCCATCATCTTCAGTTCTTCTGGTGAAATCGCTTCGTGCGGTCCGGTTTGTTTTACTGGTGGTGATTCTGCAGCCATATATGCAGGTTTAGGTATTGATTTCGTTTCGCTTTGTCCGATATTTGCCATCATTTCTATCGCATAGAGATGTTTATTAAATTCTACAACAGTTGAAGCGCGTTTAAGCGCTTCAACTTCTTCGGACAATTTCTGAATGAGTTTATCGTTCACTGAACATCCTCCCTTCCCCAGTCTATTGGCGTCTTATTGTGTGCAACTAAATATTCATTCGTCTGACTATATGGTTTTGATCCAAAGAATCCTCTGTAGGCACTCAACGGACTTGGATGGACACTTTTAATGACTTTATGTTTCGTCTTATCAATTAAAGGCTCAAGTTTCTGTGCTGGTTTACCCCATAGTATGAAGACCACATTTTCTCTATATTGCGAAACAGCTTTTATAATTTCAGTTGTAAACTGCTCCCACCCAATACCTTTATGCGAATGTGCCTGACCACCTAAAACAGTCAATACATTATTCAATAATAACACACCTTCATATGCCCATCCTGTCAATTCACCTGTATGTCTTCGAATGTTTAAATCGTTTTCCAGCTCCTGGTACATGTTACGTAATGATGGCGGAAGTTTTGTCCCATTCATTACAGAAAAGGCCAAGCCATGTGCCTGATTTGGACCATGATAAGGATCTTGACCTATAATTACAACTTTAACGTCATTAAATGGCGTAAACTTAAACGCATTATATATATTCTCACGTGCTGGATATACTGTCTGTGTTGCATATGCTTTTTCTAATATTTCATCCATTTCATTAAAATTATATTTCTCTTTAATTCCATGAAAAATCTGCTCCCATTCCATACTATCCACCTCATATATATTATAAATATATCATTTTGAATTAAACGTATTCATGATATGATATTAACAAACAAACAAGAATAGGGGAAATGAAAATGAGCTTAAAAAAGATTTTAACAATTGCCGGATCTGATACAAGTGCCGGAGCTGGTATGCAAGCTGACTTAAAAACTTTCCAGGAATATAACACATACGGTATGGTGGCATTAACCGCTGTAGTCGCAATGGATCCAGAAACTTGGGGCCATGATGTTACACCACTGCCAATTGAATTATTAGATAAACAAATTAAAACTGCATTATCTATCGGCCCTGATGCCATTAAAACAGGTATGTTAGGAACCGAAGAAATCATCCAGCGTGCGGCCAAAGCTTTTGAAGATTCTGATGCTGCGTATTTCGTAGTGGATCCTGTTATGGTATGCAAAGGGGAAGATGAAGTGCTTAATCCTGGCAACACGGATGCTATGATTAAATATTTATTACCACTTGCTACAATTGTGACACCGAACTTGTTCGAAGCAGGTCAATTATCTGGTTTAGGTAAACTAACAACAATCGAACAAATGAAAGAAGCTGCTGAAATCATTCATCAACGTGGTGCAAAACACGTTATTATCAAAGGTGGAAAAGCTTTAGAATCTGATAAAGCATTAGATTTATATTACGATGGTGATAATTATACATTACTGACAACTGATAAATTCCAATCATCATATAATCACGGTGCAGGTTGTACATTTGCCGCTGCTACAACAGCAAACTTAGCATTAGGTAAATCTCCATGTGAAGCGGTAATTGCTGCTAAAGGATTTGTCGCATCAGCAATTAAACACGGATGGAAAATGAACGAATTTGTAGGACCAGTACAGCATGGTGCTTACAATAACGTTGAGAAGATTGAAGTAACAACTAAAGAAGTGTAAAAAAAAGATTGTGACATGAGTAATATTATGAAAAGATGGCAGGAAATGTTCTTTGTTTCCAGTCATCTTTTTTGATTTAACTCGTGCCTGAGCGTGGAACGCCGTTAGTTCGAGCGTACTGCATTATAAGTACGGATGTCGCTCAGTTTTTTTATGTCTTTTTTTCTTATACAAGCTCAAAAGGTATAATTTTTACAATTTATTTAGTAAAATAGTTTAGTATAAACTTTGAGGAGTAATGAAGATGGAACTAATCGACAAACAACAAGTACAGGAGCTATTGAATCAATTTCAAGAGAAACCTGTCTATTTACATGTAGAAACAACGAATGGTGCTTATGCAAGTCACTTTGATCAAAAAGTGTTCAATGCAGGTACATTCTTACGTAATATTCAAGTATCATATATTCAAGGGATTATTACTGGCGGCGGAAAAGAACCTTTCCGTGTCGGTTTGAAATTAAATAGTGGCTGGATTTATGTACAAGGTTTAACACACTTTGAAATTGACGAAGAAGGCCGTTTTTTAATGGCTGGTTTAAACTATCAAGGTCAGCTTGCCGCAGCTCTTGAAATAAGCGAAACGCCATTTGAGGTTTAAGGGGGAAATGATGATGGAACAAGAAAGACAAGTGCTCGTAATCTTCCCTCATCCGGATGATGAAGCATTCGGTGTATCAGGTACGATTATGAAACATATAGATGCAGGCACGCCAGTTACTTATGCATGCTTAACACTAGGGCAAATGGGGAGAAACCTAGGGAATCCGCCATTCGCAACCCGTGAATCATTACCAAAGATTCGTGAGAAAGAACTAGAAGAAGCTTGTCGCGTAATGGGAATTACCGACTTACGCAAAATGGGTTACCGTGATAAGACATTAGAATTTGAATTATTAGATGACTTAGTCGACATGGTAACAGGATTAATCAATGAATTAAATCCTTCAAAAATTATTTCGTTCTATCCAGGTTACTCTGTACATCCAGACCACGAAGCTACAGCAGATGCAGTAGTTGAAGCGGTGCGTCGTATGGAGGGTGAAAAGCCTAAATTACATTTAGTCGCTTTTAGTAATGATACTGTTGAGAATATCGGAGAACCAAATGTTGAATATGATATTACGGGTTATGAAGAAAGAAAGATGAATGTATTAGGTGCACATGCATCGCAAACAGGACCAATGCTAGAAAATTTAGCGGCAAATACACAAGAAGCAGAAGCGGCACAAGATATGTGGCTTCGAAAAGAACGCTTCTACGAATACGAAGTTTAATTAGGAGAATGAGATGGATCAATATAATTTAAATACACGTGAAGGTCGATGGAAACATTTCGGTTCGGTAGATCCTATTAAAGGGAATAAACCTACTGAGAAAGAAAAGATGACAGACCTGCAAAGTTCGAAAAAAGATTTTTTATTTGAAATCGATCATGTAGGTATTAAAAATTTAACATATCCTGTCCGACTGGATGGTTATCAAACAGCAGGAACATTTAGCCTATCTACACATTTGGCTAAAGATGAAAAAGGCATTAACATGAGCCGTATTTTAGAATCAGTTGAAGCCCATTATGATAATGGTTTATCGCTTGATTTCGATACATTAAAAACAGTATTAATTACTTTACAGACAGTAATGCATCAAAAAGATGCGACTGTTGATGTAGATGCAAAATGGTTCTTTGACCGTTTCAGTCCAGTAACAAACCTACGTGCAATCGGACATGCTGATACACGTTTTTCTATGACAGTTGAAGGTGATACGACAGTTAATAAATCGTTAACATTGACTGCAATGGTAACAACACTTTGCCCATGCTCTAAAGAAATCAGCGAATACTCTGCTCATAACCAACGCGGTATCGTGACAGTTAAAGCTGACTTTGCACCAGAAGGTGAATTACCAGCAAACTTCAAAGAACGCATCTTAGAAGCGATGGAAGTCAACGCTAGTTCAATGCTATACCCAATATTAAAACGTACAGATGAAAAATCAGTAACGGAACGTGCATATGAAAACCCACGTTTTGTCGAAGATTTATTACGATTAATTGCAGCTGATTTAGTAGAACTTGATTTCGTTACAGGTTTTACAATTGAATGTCGCAATGAAGAATCTATTCATCAGCATGATGCCTTTGCACGTCTGACGTATAATAAATAATATGCTCACTGAAAAAGAAAAGATGCTACAAGGTGCTATATATAATCCCTCTGACGCACAACTTGCGCACGATAGAATGAATGCAAAGCTTATGACACGTCGTTACAATAATCTGCCAGAAGATGAAGTAAATGCTCGCTGTCAGCTCATTAAAGAAATCTTCGGAACCACGGGCGAGCACATTCATGTCGAAGCAAATATACGTGTTGATTATGGCTATAATATTCACTTAGGTGAAAACTTTTATTCAAATCATGATTTAACGATTTTAGATGGCGCGTCAGTTACAATTGGCGATAACTGTATGATAGCTCCAGGTGTGCATATCTATACAGCCACTCATCCGATTGATCCTATTCAACGTAATAGCGGTTTAGAGTATGCAAAGTCTGTTGTGATTGGTGATAATTGCTGGATTGGTGGACGCAGTATCATTAATCCAGGTGTAAAGATAGGTAATAATGTCGTTATTGCGAGCGGTGCAGTTGTAACAAAAGACATACCAGATAATGCTGTCGTTGCAGGCATTCCTGCAACAGTAATCAGGCAAATAAAATAAGCAGCCAGACGGCTGCTTATTTTATTTCTCCATTCATAACTTGCATAATTGCGCGTCCTACACCGCTTTCTTCATTGTCCCCGGCCATGTATTTAGCAACCTGCTTAACTTCCTCTGCTCCATTAGACATAGCGAATGAATATTTAGCACGTTCTAACATTGAAACATCATTTAAGTTATCACCAATGGCCATCACTTCATCCATCGTAATATTCAGTTTTTCACATATGGATTCCAATGCAATTCCTTTTTGTGCATTAGTATGCGTAATTTCTATATTCCCTCTTGATGATGATGATATTGCTAAACTATTATATTCAGCAAGTTCAGCCTTTGCTGCATCTATCTTTGACAAATCACTAGAAAACGCCAGGAATTTCAGAACAACCTCACCCTCACGTTTATATATTTCTTCATAACTATCGACTTCTTTTAAAGAGCCGTTATCTATACGCTTTTGTATTGATTTACGAATCTTTTCAACATCTGGAGTATGCCCCATTTTCTCCGCAATATCTATGTAAATTTCAAGATCCTTCTCTTTATCTTCAGTATAGATACGTGCACTCGTATATACCTGATAGTATAGATGATGTTTTTTAAGAGTTTCTGTGATGAGCCTAATCTGTTCATCACTAATCTTAGAAGTGTATATTATATTGAAGGCTTCATCGCGTACTTCTGCCCCATTCAGACAAATAAAAGGGACTTTAAGTCCAGTTGGTTTCACAGGCGTATTTGCTTCATAGAATGCGCGTCCCGTCGCAATAGCCACAGTGACACCTTTCGATTGTGCATATTTAATCGCTTGAATATTTTCTTCTGAGATTTCATGCGCACTATTCAATAATGTACCATCCATATCTGTTGCGATTAGTCTAATCATCATTTCATCTCCTATTATTAATACATACAGTGTATCAAATTCAGTGACTTTTATCTAAAGATGTTACTCTTTTAGTTTCTTATTCTTCTCGAGTAATTTATTATTTCTAAGTGTTTTAAAGAAATCTTTAAGCAATAGACTGCATTCTTCATGTTTGATACCTGCAATTACTGTTGCCTGATGATTGAATCGTGATTCATGCAACAAGTTCATGAGCGATCCACTGCAACCACCTTTTGCATCATGAGCACCGTATACGACAGTCGGAATCCTACTCATTACAATTGCTCCGCTACACATTACACAAGGTTCAAGTGTCACATACAATACACATTCCTCTAAACGCCATGAGCCAATATTTTTACTTGCTTCATTTATCGCAACAACTTCTGCATGCATCAGTGGATTTTGTAACGATTCTCGTAAATTATGGCCACGGCCAATAACTTCCCCATGCTTTACAACGATTGCTCCAATAGGTACTTCATTGATTTTATATGCTTTTTTTGCTTCATCAATCGCCATCTGCATAAAGATTTCATGATTCATTTCTTCATCCGCCTTATTTATTTTATGGTACAATACAAATACTATTTTATTTTAACATTCGAGGAGAGAAATATGGCACCTTTATTTATAGCAATAGAAGGACCGATCGGTGTCGGCAAAAGTTCACTGACTAAGAAGCTATCATCCACTTTAAATTTAACCCCCATCTATGAAATCGTTGAAGAAAATCCTTTCTTATCTGACTTTTATGAAGATATCGATAAGTGGAGCTTTCAGACAGAAATGTTTTTCCTGTGCAACAGATATAAGGTTTTAACAGAATTATCAAATGATATATCTGTAGTTAGCGATTATCATATTCTTAAAAATAAAGTATTCGCAAACAACACTTTAAATGATAAAGAATATAAGATGTTCGAAGAAATTTACGATATATTGACACGAGAAGTTCGCAGACCTGACGTTACTGTGTTCTTAACAGCAGATCTAGATGTACTTAAACAACGCATTCAGCTACGTAATCGTGACTTTGAATCTCATATCGAAGATGATTATTTATTAAAGTTAACCGAGGATTATAGACGTGTATATGAATCAATGAAACATGATCATCAGACGATACTTATCGATACAAGTGATACGGACTTTGTAAATAATGCAGCTGATTATGAGTATATCGTACAACAAATAAAAGATATTATAGGAGCTTAATATGTATACAATCCCTAATGATGCAATCATCACTATTGCAGGTACTGTCGGAGTCGGAAAAAGTTCGTTAACAAAAGCACTGGCTGAGAAGCTAAACTTCAGAACTTCTTTTGAAAAAGTAGATAACAATCCTTACTTAGAAAAATTCTACAATGATTTTGATCGCTGGAGCTTTCATTTACAAATCTATTTTCTTGCAGAACGTTTTAAAGAACAAAAACGTATGTTTGAATATGGCGGCGGTTTTATACAGGATCGCTCCATCTATGAAGATGTAGATATCTTTGCTAAGATGCATGAAGAAGGCGGCACGATGACGAAAGAAGACTTCGCAACTTATTATCAGTTATACGAAGCAATGGTAATGACACCATACTTCCCGCAACCCGACTGTTTAATCTTCTTAGAAAGCGATTATGAAGATGTGATTAATCGTATCGCGGAACGTGGTCGTCAAATGGAAATCGAAACAGATGAAACTTATTGGCGTGCATTATATGCGCGTTATGTCGAATGGATTGAGAACTTCAATGCATGCCCTGTCGTAAGAATTAATATCAATGAATATGATGTATATGGTGATATCGATTCACTTGATCCAGTGATTGAGAAGATTGCTAAAGTGATCCACACACATCGTGCAATGCATAAAAGATAAATATTAAAAATGGTACGGTAAAACATTACCGCACCATTTTTATATTGGTTTATAACCCTAACCTATCAACAATCTCAGCCACACTATTTAATACTATATCCGCATTTCGCAAATCTTGTGCATCACCAGAGCCTGATAATACGCCTACTATTTTTCTGACTTCAGCATTCTGACCAAGTTCAACATCCATCTCAGTATCTCCTACCATCATCGTATCCTCTTTTTCAACATTTAACTCATCCATTATAAGCTGCACCAACTCTTTTTGTGGTTTATGATAATCTGATGAATCACTCGTAATAATCTTATCGAAATATTCACGAATACCATACTTATCTATGAATAAATCCATCGATGCATTGTCATCTGCTGATACGATAGCAAGAAGATAACCTTTATCATGTAGAGATTTCAATGTTTCCTCGACACCTTCAATAATTTCTATGCCTTCCGCTTCATCATTAGATGTTGCATATTCAATCTTTTTAAGTAACCAGCTGGCCATCGCATCACCATTCGGAAGCTTTTCTAAACTGGATACGATTGCCTTTGTTGTTTTTGCACCAATCAATTTATCAACATGATCATCGACAATACCGAATGCGTCTTTTATTTCAGATTTTGGCACATGAATATCTGTACGCACTGAAAATTCATTGATCAAATCATCAGCTAACTTCACCACCGGATGTCCTAATTTCATTAATGTCCCATCTTTATCAAAAATGATTAATTTCGTCATAATTTTTGTCTACTCCCTAACTTCACTTTTATTATTTTATAACCTTTTCACGCAAAAATATCTCACTCTAACTTGAGCGAGATATTTTATTTATTTGATTTCTAAAGTTAAGTCCCCTGCTTTCACATGATTAAAACGTCGTGCAACACCGTAGTGTAATACATACGTTACGACAAGCGGTAGAAAGACGCCTGCAATCATAAACTGCGTAAATGCGACAATGCCTTGATCATTTAAAATTTGCATCGGTGCGATGAAGCCGCATAAACCGATACCACCAATTTCATAGGGTACGCCCAGCTTAAACCACAGAATTGCAACTGGACCACTGATTGCAGATGCTACGAGAGGCGCAATCGTAATTTTAGGGTTGTTTACAATGTTCGGGAACTGAACCTTAGGCGTACACACGAGTTGCGCTAAGAAGCCACCTAGATCATTATCCTTTAGCCCCATCGCTGTGTATCCGACGAATTGTGCTGAGATACCGACGAGTGCTGCCGCAGAAGATGCTGGATCAAGTTGTAAGACAATAACCAGTGCTGCTGACGATGCTGGGGTCATTACGATAACTGCAAATACGAGCGCGATCACTACAGACGAGATGAGTGGTTGTCCTTCTACAGATTGAGCGATTGATTTCGAAATAACAACTAATGCAGGTTCCACAACGCGTGCTAGATAATAACCTACTAAACTACCAGCAAGCACTGCAGATACTGGCACTGCCATCATATCGAGAATGGTCTTTCCGGTTACTTTCTTACCGACATAAGTTGCTACGATTGCACCGATAATTGCTCCGATAGGTAGTCCTGTCTGGATTGTAAAAGCTCCATCTACTTCTTTCAGTGCATTACCACCGATTGTTGCAGCAACCATAGCAGAAACTAATGTAATTCCATTTGCGCCTAAACTATAAGCGATAGCTCCTCCTAGTGCCGGTGCTAAAATTAACATCGAAATCGTACCGAAAAGAACTAATAAATCAATATGCAATAAACCTCCAATTGACTTCAATAACAT
This region includes:
- a CDS encoding deoxynucleoside kinase, with protein sequence MYTIPNDAIITIAGTVGVGKSSLTKALAEKLNFRTSFEKVDNNPYLEKFYNDFDRWSFHLQIYFLAERFKEQKRMFEYGGGFIQDRSIYEDVDIFAKMHEEGGTMTKEDFATYYQLYEAMVMTPYFPQPDCLIFLESDYEDVINRIAERGRQMEIETDETYWRALYARYVEWIENFNACPVVRININEYDVYGDIDSLDPVIEKIAKVIHTHRAMHKR
- the tadA gene encoding tRNA adenosine(34) deaminase TadA, whose protein sequence is MNHEIFMQMAIDEAKKAYKINEVPIGAIVVKHGEVIGRGHNLRESLQNPLMHAEVVAINEASKNIGSWRLEECVLYVTLEPCVMCSGAIVMSRIPTVVYGAHDAKGGCSGSLMNLLHESRFNHQATVIAGIKHEECSLLLKDFFKTLRNNKLLEKNKKLKE
- a CDS encoding Cof-type HAD-IIB family hydrolase; translation: MIRLIATDMDGTLLNSAHEISEENIQAIKYAQSKGVTVAIATGRAFYEANTPVKPTGLKVPFICLNGAEVRDEAFNIIYTSKISDEQIRLITETLKKHHLYYQVYTSARIYTEDKEKDLEIYIDIAEKMGHTPDVEKIRKSIQKRIDNGSLKEVDSYEEIYKREGEVVLKFLAFSSDLSKIDAAKAELAEYNSLAISSSSRGNIEITHTNAQKGIALESICEKLNITMDEVMAIGDNLNDVSMLERAKYSFAMSNGAEEVKQVAKYMAGDNEESGVGRAIMQVMNGEIK
- a CDS encoding deoxynucleoside kinase, whose amino-acid sequence is MAPLFIAIEGPIGVGKSSLTKKLSSTLNLTPIYEIVEENPFLSDFYEDIDKWSFQTEMFFLCNRYKVLTELSNDISVVSDYHILKNKVFANNTLNDKEYKMFEEIYDILTREVRRPDVTVFLTADLDVLKQRIQLRNRDFESHIEDDYLLKLTEDYRRVYESMKHDHQTILIDTSDTDFVNNAADYEYIVQQIKDIIGA
- the thiD gene encoding bifunctional hydroxymethylpyrimidine kinase/phosphomethylpyrimidine kinase; the encoded protein is MSLKKILTIAGSDTSAGAGMQADLKTFQEYNTYGMVALTAVVAMDPETWGHDVTPLPIELLDKQIKTALSIGPDAIKTGMLGTEEIIQRAAKAFEDSDAAYFVVDPVMVCKGEDEVLNPGNTDAMIKYLLPLATIVTPNLFEAGQLSGLGKLTTIEQMKEAAEIIHQRGAKHVIIKGGKALESDKALDLYYDGDNYTLLTTDKFQSSYNHGAGCTFAAATTANLALGKSPCEAVIAAKGFVASAIKHGWKMNEFVGPVQHGAYNNVEKIEVTTKEV
- a CDS encoding DUF423 domain-containing protein, giving the protein MKLFLIIGAFNAMLAVALGAFGAHGLEGKLSEKYMDIWDKATAYQMYHALGIIAIAILNGTTKMNLNTAGWLMTIGIVLFSGSLYLLALTQIKVLGAITPIGGVLFIASWVMLMIAAIKY
- a CDS encoding sugar O-acetyltransferase — translated: MLTEKEKMLQGAIYNPSDAQLAHDRMNAKLMTRRYNNLPEDEVNARCQLIKEIFGTTGEHIHVEANIRVDYGYNIHLGENFYSNHDLTILDGASVTIGDNCMIAPGVHIYTATHPIDPIQRNSGLEYAKSVVIGDNCWIGGRSIINPGVKIGNNVVIASGAVVTKDIPDNAVVAGIPATVIRQIK
- the bshB2 gene encoding bacillithiol biosynthesis deacetylase BshB2 — protein: MEQERQVLVIFPHPDDEAFGVSGTIMKHIDAGTPVTYACLTLGQMGRNLGNPPFATRESLPKIREKELEEACRVMGITDLRKMGYRDKTLEFELLDDLVDMVTGLINELNPSKIISFYPGYSVHPDHEATADAVVEAVRRMEGEKPKLHLVAFSNDTVENIGEPNVEYDITGYEERKMNVLGAHASQTGPMLENLAANTQEAEAAQDMWLRKERFYEYEV
- a CDS encoding APC family permease, with protein sequence MRGKIIKKPQKPVRKELEKNLSEKFVWAIAYGSSIGWGAFILPGDWIKSAGPIGATIGILLGALLMIVIAVSYGALVEKFPVSGGAFAFGYLGFGKYIAFFSSWFLTFGYICIVALNASAFSLIFKFLFPGLMTRGKLYTVAGWDVYVTEIILSSVILIIFGWISVKGASFSGNLQYVFCVILAVVVIMLFISSMFTKDFSFGYLSPIFNENMGALQSILMILAVAPWAFVGFDNIPQTAEEFNFAPSKTFKLIVFSLSASAFTYVAMILLTGWTVKDASVLGGDLFVTGSVIQYAFGYIGVGILSVAILMGIFTGLNGFLMSSSRLLFSMGRSGVMPRIFSRIHPKYNTPYIAIAFITLLALCSPWLGRTALTWIVDMSSTGVSIAYLVTCLSAYRLFGQRNTLHYDLKYKWMALLGVIVSATFLILLLFPGSPASLKLPSYIALAVWLIIGIIFFMIRFRKLKAMSKETLDHLILDKEINKSS
- a CDS encoding YojF family protein gives rise to the protein MELIDKQQVQELLNQFQEKPVYLHVETTNGAYASHFDQKVFNAGTFLRNIQVSYIQGIITGGGKEPFRVGLKLNSGWIYVQGLTHFEIDEEGRFLMAGLNYQGQLAAALEISETPFEV
- a CDS encoding DUF5327 family protein, producing the protein MNDKLIQKLSEEVEALKRASTVVEFNKHLYAIEMMANIGQSETKSIPKPAYMAAESPPVKQTGPHEAISPEELKMMGAKVVSNDSKIKTDDGFGNGDSIFDF
- a CDS encoding uracil-DNA glycosylase, whose amino-acid sequence is MEWEQIFHGIKEKYNFNEMDEILEKAYATQTVYPARENIYNAFKFTPFNDVKVVIIGQDPYHGPNQAHGLAFSVMNGTKLPPSLRNMYQELENDLNIRRHTGELTGWAYEGVLLLNNVLTVLGGQAHSHKGIGWEQFTTEIIKAVSQYRENVVFILWGKPAQKLEPLIDKTKHKVIKSVHPSPLSAYRGFFGSKPYSQTNEYLVAHNKTPIDWGREDVQ
- a CDS encoding HAD family hydrolase, which translates into the protein MTKLIIFDKDGTLMKLGHPVVKLADDLINEFSVRTDIHVPKSEIKDAFGIVDDHVDKLIGAKTTKAIVSSLEKLPNGDAMASWLLKKIEYATSNDEAEGIEIIEGVEETLKSLHDKGYLLAIVSADDNASMDLFIDKYGIREYFDKIITSDSSDYHKPQKELVQLIMDELNVEKEDTMMVGDTEMDVELGQNAEVRKIVGVLSGSGDAQDLRNADIVLNSVAEIVDRLGL
- a CDS encoding PTS sugar transporter subunit IIC, with protein sequence MEHEMSRKDYFKDRFEKGAQGISAGIFVALGVGMLLKSIGGLLHIDLLVLFGTISMLILAPALGGAIAYSLGANGITLVSAMVAATIGGNALKEVDGAFTIQTGLPIGAIIGAIVATYVGKKVTGKTILDMMAVPVSAVLAGSLVGYYLARVVEPALVVISKSIAQSVEGQPLISSVVIALVFAVIVMTPASSAALVIVLQLDPASSAAALVGISAQFVGYTAMGLKDNDLGGFLAQLVCTPKVQFPNIVNNPKITIAPLVASAISGPVAILWFKLGVPYEIGGIGLCGFIAPMQILNDQGIVAFTQFMIAGVFLPLVVTYVLHYGVARRFNHVKAGDLTLEIK
- the folE2 gene encoding GTP cyclohydrolase FolE2, with protein sequence MDQYNLNTREGRWKHFGSVDPIKGNKPTEKEKMTDLQSSKKDFLFEIDHVGIKNLTYPVRLDGYQTAGTFSLSTHLAKDEKGINMSRILESVEAHYDNGLSLDFDTLKTVLITLQTVMHQKDATVDVDAKWFFDRFSPVTNLRAIGHADTRFSMTVEGDTTVNKSLTLTAMVTTLCPCSKEISEYSAHNQRGIVTVKADFAPEGELPANFKERILEAMEVNASSMLYPILKRTDEKSVTERAYENPRFVEDLLRLIAADLVELDFVTGFTIECRNEESIHQHDAFARLTYNK